One window from the genome of Acidiferrobacterales bacterium encodes:
- the coaBC gene encoding bifunctional phosphopantothenoylcysteine decarboxylase/phosphopantothenate--cysteine ligase CoaBC has product MTLENRKILLGVTGGIAAYRAAEVVRRLRESAAEVRVVMTPNALQFITALTMQAVSGHQVRVDLFDESAEAGMSHIELARWADMILVAPATASFMARLAHGGADDLLSTLCLATQAPVAVAPAMNQLMWSNAATQDNVGILQDRGILILGPGVGDQACGEFGPGRMLMPEEIANIVESHFSDGILAGVNLVVTAGSTWEAIDPVRGITNHSSGKMGYAIARAAVQAGARVTLISGPAKQPAPTSVDRLLQVTSARQMLQAVLEHIDSAEIFISVAAVADYRPVTASPDKIKKRDSDSLHIELARNPDILAQVKKHNPGVFAVGFAAETGNLIAEGKRKLLAKGVDLIAANDVGGEQGALGSDTNTLELIDRSGVVTIGPALKTVIAAQLIEQISIRFHAQSKLQNTR; this is encoded by the coding sequence TTGACACTCGAAAATCGAAAAATACTGCTGGGTGTAACCGGTGGGATAGCGGCCTATCGGGCGGCAGAAGTCGTTCGTCGCCTGCGCGAAAGCGCAGCCGAGGTCAGGGTTGTCATGACACCGAATGCGCTGCAATTCATAACTGCACTGACGATGCAGGCGGTGAGTGGGCATCAGGTCAGGGTTGATCTGTTTGACGAAAGCGCAGAAGCCGGGATGAGTCACATCGAACTTGCCCGTTGGGCGGATATGATTCTGGTGGCACCCGCAACGGCAAGCTTTATGGCCAGACTTGCCCATGGCGGCGCTGACGATCTGCTTTCGACCTTGTGCCTGGCTACGCAAGCACCGGTTGCGGTGGCACCGGCCATGAATCAGTTGATGTGGAGCAATGCTGCAACTCAGGATAATGTTGGAATTCTGCAAGATCGCGGGATTCTCATATTGGGTCCGGGCGTCGGTGATCAGGCGTGCGGGGAATTCGGACCGGGCCGTATGCTGATGCCGGAGGAGATTGCGAATATTGTTGAGTCACATTTTTCCGATGGTATTCTGGCGGGTGTCAACTTGGTGGTAACCGCTGGATCGACGTGGGAGGCGATCGATCCGGTGCGCGGCATAACCAACCACAGTTCCGGAAAAATGGGGTATGCGATTGCGCGGGCAGCAGTTCAGGCTGGTGCGCGGGTAACCCTGATTTCCGGCCCGGCCAAGCAACCTGCTCCGACAAGTGTTGATCGATTGTTGCAAGTGACAAGTGCGAGACAGATGCTGCAGGCAGTTCTCGAACACATTGACAGCGCTGAAATCTTCATTTCCGTAGCGGCGGTGGCGGACTATCGACCGGTGACGGCTTCGCCTGACAAGATCAAGAAGCGTGATAGTGACTCGCTGCACATCGAACTTGCCAGGAACCCGGATATCCTGGCGCAGGTGAAGAAACACAATCCTGGAGTTTTTGCAGTCGGATTTGCTGCTGAAACCGGTAATCTGATTGCCGAAGGGAAGCGAAAACTGCTAGCCAAGGGGGTCGATCTGATCGCCGCCAATGATGTCGGTGGTGAGCAAGGCGCCTTGGGATCCGACACCAACACTCTCGAATTGATTGACCGTAGTGGAGTTGTCACCATTGGTCCGGCCCTGAAGACGGTCATTGCCGCACAGTTGATCGAACAGATATCGATCCGGTTTCATGCACAGAGTAAGCTACAAAATACTCGATAA
- the dut gene encoding dUTP diphosphatase: MHRVSYKILDNRIGKSIPLPEYSTEGAAGLDLRACIDGPLQIAPTACELIPSGIAIDIGDPAVAAVILPRSGLGHKHGIVLGNLVGLIDSDYQGQVFISCWNRGSDEFTIQPGDRIAQMVFVPVIRPQLSEVSEFDPSLRAEGGFGHTGVR, translated from the coding sequence ATGCACAGAGTAAGCTACAAAATACTCGATAACCGAATCGGGAAGTCCATACCCCTGCCTGAATACTCAACCGAAGGCGCAGCCGGTTTGGATCTCAGGGCGTGCATTGACGGACCCTTGCAGATTGCGCCAACTGCCTGTGAGTTGATTCCGTCGGGTATCGCGATCGATATTGGAGATCCCGCCGTCGCCGCTGTGATATTGCCAAGGTCAGGGCTCGGACACAAGCACGGTATCGTTTTGGGTAATCTGGTCGGCCTGATTGATTCCGACTATCAGGGGCAGGTGTTTATCTCGTGCTGGAATCGAGGATCAGACGAGTTCACCATTCAGCCGGGAGACAGAATCGCGCAGATGGTATTTGTCCCGGTTATTCGCCCGCAACTCTCCGAGGTCAGTGAGTTTGATCCGAGCCTTCGTGCCGAGGGTGGATTCGGACACACCGGTGTGCGGTAA
- the rpmB gene encoding 50S ribosomal protein L28 — protein sequence MPRVCQLTGKKTTSGNNVSNAKNKTKRQFRPNLHYRRFWVESENRWVKLRLTRKAMRTIDKNGIDAVLDELRSNGVKV from the coding sequence ATGCCAAGAGTCTGTCAACTAACTGGAAAGAAAACAACCAGTGGAAACAACGTTTCCAACGCAAAGAACAAGACCAAGCGCCAATTCCGCCCCAATCTCCATTATCGTAGATTTTGGGTGGAAAGCGAAAACCGCTGGGTTAAGTTGCGATTGACCCGGAAGGCCATGCGTACCATCGACAAGAACGGAATCGACGCAGTGCTTGACGAGCTTCGCTCGAACGGCGTCAAGGTGTAA
- the rpmG gene encoding 50S ribosomal protein L33: MAEGKQERKQKRANIKLVSSAGTGHFYTTSKNNTNAPGKLELKKYDPVAGKHVLYKESKLK, from the coding sequence ATGGCCGAAGGCAAACAGGAAAGGAAACAAAAACGCGCGAACATCAAACTTGTTTCTTCCGCAGGAACAGGTCATTTCTATACGACTTCCAAGAACAATACCAACGCACCGGGAAAACTGGAACTCAAGAAATACGATCCTGTTGCCGGTAAACACGTCCTTTATAAGGAAAGCAAGCTCAAATAG